The Montipora capricornis isolate CH-2021 chromosome 3, ASM3666992v2, whole genome shotgun sequence genome includes the window ATATACGCATGCAAAAAACGAGTTTAAAAAtgtgaaagcccgaaactcccgtgctgcatagtAACTTAGTCGGGTAGAAACACATTGCAtacttaaactagtgagtctttgacgtcattttctcttcgatccagctctctaaagatttaaaattaataatggctgaccattaaattggaaaattccaattaaaataaacaagcgtcttttttaaattaaggcttAGAACTTGTAGgcgttttgttaacatagttttgaaatccaaaggaaaaagaaataaagtccTTCAGCGGGATATAACCCAAGATCAAGGTCATGTTGTAAACAGCAGTTTTTTCCCACTTCAAGTGGTCTTATTAACGTACTCTTCGTGCTATTTATCACTTGCTACTAGGTTGAGGCAATTCACATCCTTTTCGAAAGTCTGGAGGAGCCTGCTTTTATCAAAGCTTTGAGGTTGAGGATGGACTGGAAACTAGTCTTCCATTTCCTCGGTCGGCGCATGCGTTACAAAGACGCTTTTGGATATGCTTCGCACGTCTTGATACGTAAGAACACGATGCTTATGAATGCCGACTGTTACATCGATACGGGATTTGAACATTTGGATGAAACTAGTTTAGgcaacaaaacaatgtatgcattGACAAGACATGAAACTGAGGAAAACGTAAGACGTTGTGGTGTGACTGATTTTTGCGGCCCGAGAGCAAAATACATTGGCTCCCATGATGCCTTTCTTTTCAGGCTCCTTGCCCCACTCTCTCGGGAATTCCTGGATAAGGTGGACTACTTCACTAACATGGATGGAATTGAGCAAGTTCTAATGTTTAACTTGAGAAAGTATGAGCGGTTCACGATTAAAAATCCCTGTCGAATTTTGCGCATTGTTCATCAGCACTGTGGTGACCTTAGAAAATACTCTGAAAGAACTATTCAAGGAGTCAGAGTTGatcattatttgaaaatttcaaCAGATCATCTAGCGCCATTTTCTGGACTttgatttgcattttccttttcttctgcTTTACTCGGTAGTCTGAGGTGGCAAAAGATAATGCAGCAGACATCTTGACTGTACTGTAAAAGCATCCATCTccaattaaaattgtttattAAGCGTTGCAGATATCGAATTTGAACAAAGTTGGCACACGATAGAACTATTTTGGCTGTGTCGTTCCGCCTTCATCAGTTTAATGGTGAGTGGTTACACAGCAGCAGTCGTACGTACTCTGACTGCTGCTGTGTGACCACCCACCAAACTTCcttttcaaggaaaaaattcatAGGCGATTTTAGTAAAGTTTCGACTAGTAGCATTGCGGTTTAGGAAAAATACTAGCAAACAACAACCAAGGAATGGATAGGAAGAGGGTCACGGCTCAAAGGCACCTCCAAATAGAAAAAGCTTCAAACACAGGCTCAGTCTCTCTTTCTGGTTCTTTCCTACAGACTGGTCGCGTGAATGTTGGACACAAACTGCTTCTTTGTCCGGGTTGGTGTCTCTTTTAAATCGTAAAGATAAAAAACAGAGATTTTTTGACATGTTTGCGGAAGGACCCCGTAAATTCTAACAAAGTATTGTAACAGGGTTTTTTTTAAGCATCACCATAGCATTCTAGAACTACAATAAGCCTACAGCTTAGCTACAGTTAATAGCTTCAACTAAcgaaaaaataggtccgcaatgcgtacatgtgtggTTTACGAAATTGAGCTGCTTTGATGGAGAACGTTACAAATTaaaaggatctgttttgtcatCGAGTTTCTATTAGTAGAGCTCAAATCTGATTACGGTTAGTTTTCAATATTGTTCCTCTCTCCTCTCTAGAAttttattaataaaaaaatctaaaaaaaaaaaaaagaaaagaaaaaagaaaaaattttgtTCCTCTCACTCAATAAAATAAGATAATTGACATACAACCGTCCTGAAATGCTTATTTTCAAGATGAGGGTTATTGGGTAAAGTTTTATGGAGGTGTCATTTTGATCAAGTGAAATTGAGTTCTGAGTTTGTCCAGGGCAAGTGATGTGAAATCAACTCCTGGGAAGCATTTCGTATGAATGTTTTTTGGCATTTCGTGTACTAGCGCAGGAGCACAAAACTTTGCAGAAGGGCTGGGACATACAGGAAATAATGAAACCTTCGCTAGAAACCACATTGGGAGCTTGATTTGGTTTGAATGTACGACTAATTTTTGACTATATATGCACGTAAAGTATCATAATGCTgaattttcaataaagaaaCACAACAATTTAGTTGATGTAAGTGGCTATGGGGTTGCAAATGGAagaatttgggaaaaaaagataGATGCATAACAATATCTGAAcacaagcaatattttaatGAATCAAATGTTGCTAATAATTTTTAACCCAATAAGATTAACAATTTTACCTGGAGGTTTTAACAAAAAGTTCAATAGAGATAGAGGGTGCATTTCTTTGGGGTTATCAGGATCAGGATCAGTGATCCAAGAGAAGTGGTGAATaatggtgcatcaaaggaactgaTGAATCCTCTGTGGTCACGGATTCGTCAGTTCCTTTGATGAACCATGTGAGTAATCTTGGATCACTGATCATGATCCGGATCACCCCAAAAGAACACCCAGAGTGTCATCATAATAGATTTCAGGAACAACAAACAGAAAGATAACTAAAAAACAACAGAGTTCAATGTACAGCGAAGTTCATGATGGTATCCTATGACTTTAAATACCAGAATCTTTAAAGTTTTCAACACAAGAATTAATATTATAGTAGCCTGATCATGGAAGCTATgtggaaacatgaaatgaataGATGAAGTTGGcatcatgcaaagtgctaaTCTACTGTACAAAAAGGTCCAAAACAAACATTGTGAGCAAGTGTAGTACACAAATTGGGTAAACCAAAACACTACttcattccatattttgtattgtccaacaacttgtttcaatGTTGGTAAATAAAAGACATTCATGTAAAGCATCATTAGCATTATATTCCAAAAACGATCCTTGAAACGCGACAAAGCATCtattgttttaagaaaattGTCATGAGAGCCGATTCTTGATCGGTAATGTTCAAAAGAGATTCCCATATTACTTACTTCTGACGAAATCGTGGGCTAGCAGACTCTTGACAAATGTGTGTGGATGGTTCGTCCAATTCgattcaacaacaacagcaagtAACTTCAGAGCctttcaaatactttcagaaacTTTCAGATATTCTCAGGTATTCTCACCAGGTTTGCTGAGCAGTTTCAAGCCTTTaaatgttggcttgcgagagtcaataaattatgaCTCGTAAGTTTTTAATGTGGCGATTCCTGTACCAAAGGTCCAGAccgtgaattgaaatgtttgcccTGTGAGAGCACAACTCCTCGCTGTAATCCGAACTTACTAGAAGACAAGCCGACTGTAGGAAAGCCGGTGTGTAAAATCCAAGCAGAAAAGAAGAACGAATAACCAGATAAAAAACGATCTTCGACAACGCGCTGTGTTACACCCACAAAATGGCCGCTTTCTGAAGCTTAGAAGTTTATGTAGCTTAGCCGAGCGTAGACTGGGGCCTATCTTCGACGATAGGAAACCACGTGACAACCACTCTGTCCAGGAATAAATATCTTGGGCCATGACATTGAGTGGATTACActtcgtgtaagccacacaaaaAATCAGTTGCTTGACTGATCACTTGTGAGAGGATTTGACgtcataaaataaaaatgtactTGTGGAAGATAACAAGGACAAAACAACTGTTCTTTCAACATTTCTTGGTTTCTCCAAAGATCAGCTGACCAAGCAATTCAATTCATTGATTATGTCCTTGGTTTTATACGGAATAGAAATTTGGGGAGACGCCTATCACAGAAAATATCTTATATGTAGCTTTAAGTCGAATGTCGCGCTTAGATACTTTAGTTATCGACTGATTGGCAAAGATTATTTATAAGAAGCCACGTATACTTCAATGTATTTAAGTTAAGATTTGCCGGATCTCTTCTCTCCAAGATCTCTTCGACTTTGATGATGGCTTGGCTGAACGTCAATCTATTTCTTGGTTGTGGCTCGCCCCTTGTTAGCAGCCTTGACAGCCCTTGAAAATTCAGAGGGAGAGGATGACGATGAAGGTCCTGACCCTAATGTGATTAAGGACCTACTAGAAGATGCTCTAGTCCTCCTTGGAAACGCCAACTTTAGGCTTATTGCCTGGAGGCAAAAACGCTTCTCTGAGTTCCTCAATGAAGTTGGTAAACGTACTCTGCGGGAAGGTTTCCCACCAGATAAGCACCTTTTCCCGGACAAGTTCCATGCAAAGATCAATAGTGAACATGACCATAGCTCAACTAACAGCAAGCTTATCAGCACACCAGCCTCGAAACACTTCTCCAAAGGACCACACAGGAGGGAGCAGCCCTTTCGTGGACCCTACCGCACCACTGACAACAGTCGAGTTGGAGGGAAACGGAAATGGGTCTATCCTGCTGTATCCCAAAAGGGCCAGAACAGTAGGATACTCCCAGCAATCTGCACCCAAGACTAACTCGAGCTGACTATCCGTTCCCATGTCTCAAAATGCTTACGCCTCCCACCAACAGATCAACAACtcgtcaggaacccatgacccggagcctacaactctactgtgttcatgtaacggcgttttcacagaccgatttatttttagattgaatttcccgcgaatgagactcccacaggagcccgatgaacaattacaagaaattaagctgacgtcatagggtcaccgaaccggaactgcctttgtttttttccggaaaagataaTCTAAAAATGGATCGGTCTTTAAAActgccgttacataggcccagtatgggagctgtaggctccgggtcatgggttcctgactcgtttacaattttttgttcaGAATTGGAAACAAATAACATAGGACACTTGGACTTTACAAACAATTCAGGGGTACAAGATCCCCTTTTGCAGGCGCCCCAAGCAATGGCGCATGAGAGTAACCAGAGTAAAATGCCACTCCGATGCTTACCATATGGAAAGAGTTATCACGGACTTGTTAGCAAAGGTGACCGTCCGGGAAATCAAGCCACAGGACGACCAGTTCACTTCAACCCTGTTCTTagtacaaaaagaaaatggcgattATCGACCTATCATCAACCTTCGTGCTCTAAACAGGGTCTTGGGGAAGGAGTCCTTCAAGATGGAGGGACTGCAAGTAGTGAAATCCCTAATACAACGGGGAAACTTCATGATGATTTTAGACCTGAAAGATGCATATTACGCACTTCCAATTCATCACTCCCACAGGAAGTATCTGAGGTTCGTCTATCAGGACAGAACATACCGAGTTTCAGTGCTTTCCCTTTGACCTGTCCTCAGCTCTGCGGGCATTCACAAAGACATTGCAGCCAGTGCTTGCAGTGTTGCGGTCCATGGGTATCCGGGTTGTGATCTACCTAGACGACATGTTATTACTACACCAACAGAGCACGGTGCTGCAGAAAATCTTTGCTCAAGTGCTAGACTTACTGGAAAAGCTGGGCTTTCTGGTGAAGAAGGAGAAGTGCTCCCCCATTCCTTGGCAACGTCTAATCTTCCTCAGAGCTGCCCTAGATTCCACAACGATGACCCTGTCCCTCCCTCAACCAAAACTTACCTCCATTGTGGATACCTGCCATCAGCTCCTTGCTCAAGGGAGTGGTTCAGTGAGGACTGTGTCCACGTTAATTGGACAAATGAGCCATGTATCACAAACAGGGATATTGGTTGCACCACTTCATCACAGAGGTCTTCAACGCCTATACCTGCAAGCAGTGTCGCAACATGGACAGGCAAGGAAAATGATAGTCCCCTTAGCCTCCCAGGCACACAAAGACCTAGAGTGGTAGGTCTCAGAGAGCAGCTGCCGTCTAAATGGCTGTCCAATTCAGCTTCCACCCATCAATCTCACAGTTTGGAGCGATGCCTCGAAAACGGACTGGGGTGCAGCCTACCAGGGGATTTCCACCGGGGGCCATTGGAGTGTGGAAGAAGCGCAGTGGCACATCAATGTCTTGGAGCTACGAGCAGCAACATTGGCTCTGAAACCACTTCTGCAGTCCCAAGAGGCTTAACATCCTCCGCTCAAACACATTCACTTGAGAATAGACAACACCACAGCGGTGGCGTACATCAACAGGCGAGGGAGCACGCGCTCCCCTGCTCTACCTACACAAGCCCTAGAGTTGTGGGCAGTAGCCTTGACAGCACGAGTATCATTGACAGCTCAGCATATTCCAGGCATTCAAAATGTGATAGCAGACATAGCCTCCAGGCAGATCGAGACCAGAACCGAATGGACATTGGACAGGAAGATCTTCCAGTCCATTTGTCAGAGATTCTACACACCAGAAGTGGACCTCTTTGCATCCCGTTTAAACCACTAATTACCCAAGTATGTCTCGAGGTACCCAGATCCGGGGGCTCTGGCTGTGGATGCATTCATCCTGGACTGGAGCAAATGGACTTGTCTAATCCATCCTCCCGCAGTCCTTCCGCCTCGGGTACTGAGGAAAATCAAAGAGGATCAAGCAACTGCCGTCCTCCTAATTGCCCCGAACTGGACCGGACAGCCATGGTTTCCAGACCTCATTCAGATCCTGGTGGATAGCCCACTGCTGCTACCCCAACGACAATCTCTGTTGTTTCTCCCATTTCAGTTAACAGCATACCATCCCCTGTGGAAGTCCCTTCATCTGACAGTTTGGCCACTCTCAGGGACCGTTACCAAGCACCAGGCTTTTCAAAGGAAGCTGTTGACATCTTGTTGGCCTCGTGGGGAACGGCCAATCAGAAGCGGTACTCAGGCTCCTGGAGGGCATGAGTACCCTAGTGTTCTCAACGGGGTTCCTGTCCCATTTCAGCATCTGTAGCAGAGGTTCTTGCATTCCTTGCCTCCCTAGTTAAACAAGGCAATTTAGAATACAGGACTATCGCTCTTTATAGGTCAGCTATTTCTCAGGCTCATGACCCAGATGGCTCTACTCAGTTAGGAAGCCTCCCCGCTGTGGCTCGTTTTATGAAAAGGGTGTTTAAGATCAAACCCCCTTAGCCTAGATATTGCTCTACATGGAACGTTAAGACTGCCTTGTCATTCCTAGAGTCCTTGAAACCCTTAGAAGAATTGACACTAAAGCAGCTTTGTTAtaaaactgttttctttttagcACTGACTTCAGCAGCAAGAGCTCATGAACTGTCTGCGTTTGGGCTTGACGTATTCTCTCAGGAAAGAGGGGACATGGGAATTTTACTCCCCACTCATGTGAAGAACTCTAGCCATGGTCATCCAGCTCGGAAGTTTCTTTTCTTGGCATTCCCAGAGAATCCCAAAATTTGTGTTATTCGTTGGCTTGCCGCTTATGTGGAGAGGACAAAACGATTACGGAAATCCACTCAACTATTAGTGTCATTTATTTCGCCACACAAGGCAATTTCAAGTCAATCAGTCTCTCGGTGGCTGTCAAGAGCCTTGCGTATGGCcggaattgaattgaattacaCTGGCCACTCGACTAGAGGAGCGTCTACCTCAGCCGCTGCCGTGGCAGAACTGTCTGCTGATCTTATCTTGGAAGCTGCGGACTGGGCTTCTGTGCTGACCTTTGAACGGTTCTATCACAAAGAGTCATCTGCTGGTGCCTTTGCAAGGGCTGTACTTGATGGTTAGATTTATCATTTCGCGGAATACCTCTGTGTTATTCAGGTACAGGAGGCTTTGTATTGTTGTAGGACATTAAGTTTCTTTCTAGCCTCTTTGAGAAGTCATTGTTCATTATGGTTGTGTTACTTTGCCTTATCCTATTTGCGCGCAGGAGGCATTTATTGCATTGTTGGAGGACCTTTAGACCTCATCCAGCTTCATGTAGTATTATTAAATTGTTACGGTTGTTATTTGGCCTTGTCAGATTCGCTTGGGAGTATTGCTTTGGTATACTGCACCAGCAGTGCGACTATCAGTCGGAGAGGGGTGAAGGAGAAATTATATTTCCCCGGAGGGTCACTTACCTGACGGGGAGATGTGTTCTCCGAACCCCTCGAAGACTGATATGAGCAATACTGGTCGCCAGGCCATTGGACGACATCTTTTCCTCCCCTCCCTTGTACTGCCAATCGACATGGCCTCGCACACCACAACTCAGAGGCACAGCGCATGTGcgtcttttcttttatattgtgCTATCCAGGCTGCGGCCGTGAGACATATGCACCAGTATTGCTCATATCAGTCTCCGAGGGGTTCGGAGAACTACATCTCCCCGTCAGGTAAGTGCCCCTCCGGGgaaaaaaccacccaaataaccgatttttcgacggaaagttcatcccagaggataaaactattcactggacgtgttttaaaggtaaatatgttcgagggAAATTAAAagcaagcgaatattttgagggaaaacacaattctgtgagatcGTAAGAACacgtggtgaagacacgcaatttacgctttgaaaataatcttaccttttcagtgattttaacgcttgaaattccattaaATGCATcacaatccttttctttatcctttccgaAGCCTGTAGTGTAATTGTTTTGCAGAAAAACGCTATTAAAACCGCTCGGCGATcgcttgaaaacttgaaaattttgtCTTCactcacaggcagcccaagttcggtatacgatttatagaatttgtatgggaaaattaactttaagcttataaatgctaaaataagctgtaaatgtagaattaaagttcgcttacctctacgtacagttgtccttgtcttttctgtgcaatcggagggcaaactgtgtccgttttagccGGGTTTGTGACTTTCGAGTTTTTATGATGTCTTTAGTTGCCATTTTCCATCATAAgtggcaggtattttttgcaggttgcaggttgaaatttcattataactggaaaaccgctggcactaaaaagaaaggtaaagcgatagacttgccgtaattgttacatgaatagctaaccttaggcctaattaggcctaaagaaaagtttttaggcctaaggtttcaaggtttcaaggtttcaaggttttatttgccatgattacatataatgtatccgatttaataaacaaaatacaaaaaattgtaaaaaaggcgagaaaggcccataaagaaactataagagcttatggagctatgggcttcctcaaattagactaagaaattaagtttaagatagcactgggacgtaatacaatatattattaaaaagacgaaagagtgcacacacacacatttatccacaaaaatacaaaagcgtaaatacttcgaagaatttgatgctactaacgataaagaagaaatcttttaaggtttttgcaaaactgagcggtagatccagatgacttaatttgactgtcaagagaattgaaaaatttagggccttggaagcggattgaaaattttcgtatattagttcgaactaatggaatataaaaattggaattggatgagtttctagtgttataaggatgaatataattagccagtgtaaacatgtcattaaatgaattcggaagtaaacctttagagaagaaaaacataaacttgcctaaatgaaacaaaacaacattactgaattttaaaacttcgagatctcgaaaaataggatctgtatgggaatcaaagggaactttagcaacaattctaattgctttcttctggaaagtaactattctttttaagttagaattaTAGGTCAATCCCCACACAGAAACGCAGTAAATtaagtatggataaattaagctataatacaaaatacgaagagaggcggtagaaaggcaaaaacttgacctgTAAAGGATACCAATggactttgaaatttttctggatacatttaagatgtgaggtttccaagtcaaattttcatcaataactACACCCAAAAATACAGTCTCTTTTACCTGCTCAATCGGAGAGCCAtctaatgaaaaagaaagatcgtatttttgtcttttttgtcgaggttggaaaatcataaagttagatttctttaGATTAATAGAAAGCTTGTTTCCTCGACACCAATCAGacaattttgtcatttcgaggttaaaagttgtagatagggtatttatatctttatgagaaaaaattATAttcgtatcgtcagcaaaaagtataaattctaaaacatttgacacattacataagtcattaatgtatatCAGAAATAAGAGAGGGCCCAGAATTGACCCTTGCGGTACGCCGCACCTAATCCGTTGACGAAAAGAGCACAAactattaaactccacatacTGTTGCCTATTACTCAGATAACTACGAAAGGTTAGCTACTCATGcaacagtcacggcaagtctatcgctttacctttctttttagtgccagcggttttccacttataatgaaatttcaacctgcaacctgcaaaaaatacctgccgccTCATAaggagaagaaaggctggtgactcgcggcgatctTGTCCCACgaattgctctcgcatcacaaagcaacggtctgaatcgccataaaaacaccacagccttagggccagataaatttcctatctcATCAACTCCACACTGGGACCACAAAGCGATTTTTGGCGTAAATTCCAAATAATCTtcggctttctataatcttcccatgcgttcAGCTACATGTGTGGCTgcggccgttatagcttgatggcgatcgtattacattctgcactctcattggccaagtgtttcaaattgtccaatgagagtgcagaatgtaatacgatcgccatcaagctatgACGGCCGTAGCCACAGATCCAGCTGAACGCATGGGAAGATTgtagaaagccgaacattatttggaatttatccgccaaaaatcgttgtgtggtcccggagtggagttgatgtgataggaaatttatctggccttaaggtTGTGGTGTTTTTACGGCGATTCGGACGgttgctttgtgatgcgagagcaatttgtcGGATGAGgtcgccgcgagtcaccagcctttcttctctttatgaggggaaatgacaactaacgacatcgtaaaaattcgaaagccacaaacccggctaaaatggacacagtttgccctccgattgtacagaaaagacgaggacaactgtacgtagaggtaagcgaactttatttctacatttacagcttattttagcatttataagctcaaagttatttttcccatacaaattcaggagtacccaacgaacaATTTTTCTGAATTCATCTGTTATCTGTTATTGTTtgattggtaattttttttttcctgacaattTTCCTCCGCCGTAAATCTTATAGGAAACCGCCTTCCCCCGCAAGATTAGAATGAACCCCTCACAgccttccctgctagcagaggtctctcacggcGAGGCAAAAATGAGAGGCGCCCGCCTCTTTGAAGGAGATCATTGCGTGACGAAATCCCTATTGATAGAAGCCAGCAACTAAAAGGAAATTTTCTATCATTCCTCTGTCCAATTAATTACATGCTTGAGCTAAAAGAACTTTACGCCAGTGGACAAAGTGAACAATGTCTtagccaggaaaaaaaaatctgagcTTTATATAGCCAGCCAGGAAAAACGTCTTTCATGTCTCAGTGAGCCAGAAGCGGTTTGTGTCAAAGACCAGCCAGCTCactcttgaattttttttttcagccagcCAGCTCGAAAATAGCCTGCAGAGCGGCTTTTTTGTGGAGCGgtttcgttgggtactcctgcaAATTcgataaatcgtataccgagcttgggctgtcTGTGCTCCGCTCAGGGTCAAATTGCCTGAATCGCAATATCCGTTatgtaggcgtcatgaaagctagaaagccgagatttaCAGGAAAACTGGGGCTATTTCTCCCCAGTAAACATGCCAAATTTTAGCGCGATCGATGAAAATGGCGGCTTTCTACGAATCCTACACGAATGATTCATGAGTGTGCGATTTCCATAGAGGActaggaaaaagagttttaataacatttcaaaaatgATCCTCGgcacttaattctatggttggttaagaaaacatgatcagcaattgcagattcgtgacaatttgtagttagggctttaaaatgttctgtttttctgtcacgtaatcggcg containing:
- the LOC138043551 gene encoding uncharacterized protein isoform X1, coding for MIKLRKLALSISFGAVLLLLFLLRQYTKVPNGQLKTAKLHLVVPFNVMNSSGTPMNSTMVERQNEYIYCLQRNLLNPHVEAIHILFESLEEPAFIKALRLRMDWKLVFHFLGRRMRYKDAFGYASHVLIRKNTMLMNADCYIDTGFEHLDETSLGNKTMYALTRHETEENVRRCGVTDFCGPRAKYIGSHDAFLFRLLAPLSREFLDKVDYFTNMDGIEQVLMFNLRKYERFTIKNPCRILRIVHQHCGDLRKYSERTIQGVRVDHYLKISTDHLAPFSGL
- the LOC138043551 gene encoding uncharacterized protein isoform X2, with the protein product MLKTAKLHLVVPFNVMNSSGTPMNSTMVERQNEYIYCLQRNLLNPHVEAIHILFESLEEPAFIKALRLRMDWKLVFHFLGRRMRYKDAFGYASHVLIRKNTMLMNADCYIDTGFEHLDETSLGNKTMYALTRHETEENVRRCGVTDFCGPRAKYIGSHDAFLFRLLAPLSREFLDKVDYFTNMDGIEQVLMFNLRKYERFTIKNPCRILRIVHQHCGDLRKYSERTIQGVRVDHYLKISTDHLAPFSGL